From the genome of Vulpes lagopus strain Blue_001 chromosome 2, ASM1834538v1, whole genome shotgun sequence, one region includes:
- the NR2E3 gene encoding photoreceptor-specific nuclear receptor isoform X1 → MAIAAPRKASPGRWGLGEEPAGRLSRGPGAGAWGFGGRAPEGVVGRSRHCSRWPGLGLPRKGTGLPLAGRPRVLPCGGRVPGCEPTLPPGLGPPLQCRVCGDSSSGKHYGIYACNGCSGFFKRSVRRRLIYRCQVGAGTCPVDKAHRNQCQACRLKKCLQEGMNQDAVQNERQPRSAAQVRPGSGAPASEPALESLGAPPAPASAAPGHHHFMASLITAETCAKLEPEDAEENIDVTSNDPECPSSPYSSSPPCGLDSIQETSARLLFMAVKWAKNLPVFSNLPFRDQVILLEEAWSELFLLGAIQWSLPLDSCPLLATPEGPAGSSQGRLGLASAESRILQETISRFRALAVDPTEFACMKALVLFKPETRGLKDPEHVEALQDQSQVMLSQHSKAHHPSQPVRFGKLLLLLPSLRFITSERVELLFFRKTIGNTPMEKLLCDMFKN, encoded by the exons ATGGCCATCGCTGCGCCCAGGAAGGCATCCCCGGGCCGCTGGGGCCTGGGAGAGGAGCCCGCAGGTAGGCTTTCCAGGGGCccgggggcaggggcctggggcttTGGGGGCAGAGCTCCCGAGGGGGTGGTCGGACGGTCCCGACACTGTAGCAggtggcctggcctggggctgcCCCGCAAGGGGACGGGGCTCCCTCTGGCCGGGAGACCCAGGGTGCTGCCCTGCGGGGGGCGGGTCCCAGGCTGTgagcccaccctgcccccaggcctgggccccccGCTGCAGTGTCGGGTGTGCGGGGACAGCAGCAGCGGGAAGCACTACGGCATCTACGCCTGCAACGGCTGCAGCGGCTTCTTCAAGAGGAGCGTGAGGCGGAGGCTCATCTACAG GTGCCAGGTGGGGGCGGGGACGTGCCCGGTGGACAAGGCGCACCGGAACCAGTGCCAGGCCTGCCGGCTGAAGAAGTGCCTGCAGGAGGGCATGAACCAGGACG cCGTGCAGAACGAGCGGCAGCCGCGCAGCGCAGCCCAGGTGCGGCCGGGCAGCGGGGCCCCCGCCTCGGAGCCGGCGCTGGAGTCCCTGGGGGCCCCGCCGGCCCCTGCGTCCGCAGCCCCGGGCCACCACCACTTCATGGCCAGCCTCATCACAGCCGAGACCTGCGCTAAGCTGGAGCCGGAGGACG CCGAGGAGAACATTGATGTCACCAGCAACGACCCCGAGTGCCCCTCGTCCCCGTACTCCTCCTCGCCCCCCTGTGGCCTGGACAGCATCCAGGAGACCTCGGCGCGCCTTCTCTTCATGGCTGTCAAGTGGGCCAAGAACCTGCCCGTGTTCTCCAACCTGCCCTTCCGCGATCAG GTGATCTTGCTGGAGGAGGCGTGGAGCGAACTCTTCCTCCTCGGGGCCATACAGTGGTCTCTGCCTCTGGACAGCTGCCCGCTGCTGGCCACCCCCGAGGGCCCCGCCGGCAGCTCGCAGGGCCGCCTGGGCCTGGCCAGCGCCGAGAGTCGCATCCTGCAGGAAACCATCTCACGCTTCCGGGCACTGGCGGTGGACCCCACGGAGTTCGCCTGCATGAAGGCCCTGGTCCTCTTCAAACCAG AAACTCGGGGCCTGAAGGATCCTGAGCACGTGGAGGCCTTGCAGGACCAGTCCCAAGTGATGCTGAGCCAGCACAGCAAGGCCCACCACCCCAGCCAGCCTGTGAG